Proteins found in one Salmo salar chromosome ssa26, Ssal_v3.1, whole genome shotgun sequence genomic segment:
- the LOC123730753 gene encoding protein qua-1-like, with product MGRDRGEMGQGGDGTGRRWDGTGERWDGTGGDGTGVEMGRDGGEMGRDRGEETGEGSGGEETGEGSGERKRERGQGRGNGRGVRGEEMGEGSGERKRERGQGRGNGRGVRGEEMGEGSGERKRERGQGRGNGRGVRGEEMGEGSGERKRERGQGRGNGRGVRGEETGETGQGGGNGDANKYTDWTNGGRCKIRGGPHGRQVA from the exons atgggaCGGGACAGGGGAGAGATGGGACAGGGGGgagatgggacagggaggagatGGGACGGGACAGGGGAGAGATGGGACGGGACAGGGGGAGATGGGACAGGGGTAGAAATGGGACGGGACGGGGGAGAGATGGGACGGGACAGGGGAGAGGAAACGGGAGAGGGGTCAGGGGGAGAGGAAACGGGAGAGGGGTCAGGGGAGAGGAAACGGGAGAGGGGTCAGGGGAGAGGAAACGGGAGAGGGGTCAGGGGAGAGGAAATGGGAGAGGGGTCAGGGGAGAGGAAACgggagaggggacaggggagaggaaaCGGGAGAGGGGTCAGGGGAGAGGAAATGGGAGAGGGGTCAGGGGAGAGGAAACgggagaggggacaggggagaggaaaCGGGAGAGGGGTCAGGGGAGAGGAAATGGGAGAGGGGTCAGGGGAGAGGAAACgggagaggggacaggggagaggaaaTGGGAGAGGGGTCAGGGGAGAGGAAACGGGAGAGACGGGACAGGGAGGAGGAAACGG agatgCAAACAAGTACACTGATTGGACCAATGGAGGACGCTGCAAGATTCGTGGGGGACcacatgggcggcaggtagcctag